In Oryza sativa Japonica Group chromosome 3, ASM3414082v1, one DNA window encodes the following:
- the LOC4333201 gene encoding allene oxide cyclase, chloroplastic: protein MAAAAPSRVSVRAAAPGQTGGFAKIRPQVVVAAAARSAGVSGRRARSVRASLFSPKPATPKDARPAKVQEMFVYEINERDRESPAYLRLSAKQTENALGDLVPFTNKLYSGSLDKRLGISAGICILIQHVPERNGDRYEAIYSFYFGDYGHISVQGPYLTYEESYLAVTGGSGVFEGAYGQVKLNQIVFPFKIFYTFYLKGIPDLPRELLCTPVPPSPTVEPTPAAKATEPHACLNNFTN, encoded by the exons atggccgccgccgccccctcgcgAGTCTCCGTCAGGGCCGCGGCGCCCGGGCAAACGGGGGGCTTCGCCAAGATCCGGCCgcaggtggtggtggcagcggcggcgaggtcggccgGGGTGAGCGGCCGCAGGGCGAGGAGCGTTCGGGCGTCGCTGTTCTCGCCGAAGCCGGCGACGCCCAAGGACGCGAGGCCGGCCAAGGTGCAGGAGATGTTCGTGTACGAGATCAACGAGCGCGACCGCGAGAGCCCCGCCTACCTCCGCCTCAGCGCCAAGCAGACGGAGAACGCCCTCGGCGATCTCGTCCCCTTCACCAACAAG CTGTACAGCGGAAGCCTGGACAAGCGGCTGGGGATCTCGGCGGGGATCTGCATCCTGATCCAGCACGTGCCGGAGCGCAACGGCGACCGCTACGAGGCCATCTACAGCTTCTACTTCGGCGACTACGGCCACATCTCCGTGCAGGGCCCGTACCTGACCTACGAGGAGTCCTACCTCGCCGTCACCGGCGGCTCCGGCGTCTTCGAAGGCGCCTACGGCCAGGTCAAGCTCAACCAGATCGTCTTCCCCTTCAAGATCTTCTACACCTTCTACCTCAAGGGCATCCCCGACCTGCCGCGGGAGCTGCTCTGCACGCCCGTCCCGCCGTCCCCGACCGTCGAGCCAACGCCAGCCGCCAAGGCCACCGAGCCCCACGCCTGCCTCAACAACTTCACCAACTAG